A window from Caulobacter sp. X encodes these proteins:
- a CDS encoding cation:proton antiporter encodes MEHEVSAANYKDLVLFLATAGIVAPIFKRLKINTILGYLLAGVILGPFGLGRFIHAAPWLDYVTVDKPDEIAQLAEFGVVFLLFMIGLELSWERLRLMRKLVFGLGAAQVIGCSLVLAAGAMLLGQPPAAALAIGAALTLSSTAIAVPVLAERRRLHSEGGRATFSVLLFQDLAVAPILITLAIVGRGHGDFKLTDLLSLAPAALGLGVIVLVGRVALRPMLKSVAKAKSEEMFMAACLLVIIGAGLVSQMSGLSMALGAFVAGILLAETEYRHEVEVKIEPFKGLLLSLFFVSLGIRLDLSLLVVKPAVILGTAVGLLVVKAVVVFGIGLLMGLGRKAAIEAALILAAGGEFAFVLLDNAMGAKVVSPAIGQAVLVSATLTMFLIPGLAALGARLGRKGAPPPVNEAPTGEPDRVGPEPAGQVLVIGYGRVGKLVGDMLGRHDLPWIAIERDARLVEQGRRDDRRIYYGDAARVELLERCGLATARAVVVTMDAPEAAEAVVAAARGARPDLAIVARARDARHAARLYELGATDAVPETIEASLQLSEAVLVDIGVPMGLVIASIHERRDEYRKKLNRPDALGGKRRRLRDASLR; translated from the coding sequence ATGGAGCACGAGGTTTCGGCGGCGAACTACAAGGACCTGGTCCTGTTCCTGGCGACCGCCGGCATCGTCGCGCCGATCTTCAAGCGCCTGAAGATCAACACCATCCTGGGTTATCTGCTGGCGGGGGTGATCCTGGGACCGTTCGGCCTGGGCCGTTTCATCCACGCCGCGCCCTGGCTGGACTACGTCACCGTCGACAAGCCCGACGAGATCGCCCAGCTGGCCGAGTTCGGGGTCGTCTTCCTGCTGTTCATGATCGGGCTGGAGCTGTCGTGGGAGCGGCTGCGGCTGATGCGCAAGCTGGTCTTCGGCCTGGGGGCGGCCCAGGTGATCGGCTGCTCGCTGGTCCTGGCGGCCGGCGCCATGCTGCTGGGCCAGCCGCCGGCGGCGGCGCTGGCCATCGGCGCGGCCCTGACCCTGTCGTCCACCGCCATCGCCGTGCCGGTCCTGGCCGAGCGGCGGCGACTGCATTCCGAGGGCGGCCGCGCCACCTTCTCGGTGCTGCTGTTCCAGGACCTGGCCGTCGCGCCGATCCTGATCACCCTGGCGATCGTCGGACGCGGCCACGGCGACTTCAAGCTCACCGACCTGCTGTCGCTGGCGCCCGCCGCCCTGGGCCTTGGCGTGATCGTCCTGGTTGGCCGCGTGGCCCTGCGGCCGATGCTGAAGTCCGTCGCCAAGGCCAAGAGCGAAGAGATGTTCATGGCCGCCTGCCTGCTGGTGATCATCGGCGCGGGCCTGGTCAGTCAGATGTCGGGCCTGTCGATGGCGCTGGGCGCGTTCGTCGCCGGCATCCTGCTGGCCGAGACCGAGTACCGCCACGAGGTCGAGGTCAAGATCGAGCCGTTCAAGGGCCTGCTACTCAGCCTGTTCTTCGTGTCGCTGGGCATCCGCCTCGACCTGTCGCTGCTGGTGGTCAAGCCGGCGGTGATCCTGGGGACGGCGGTTGGCCTGCTGGTGGTCAAGGCGGTCGTCGTGTTCGGCATCGGGCTCTTGATGGGCCTGGGCCGCAAGGCGGCGATCGAGGCCGCGCTGATCCTGGCGGCCGGCGGCGAGTTCGCCTTCGTGCTGTTGGACAACGCCATGGGGGCCAAGGTCGTCTCGCCGGCCATCGGTCAGGCGGTCCTGGTCTCGGCGACCCTGACCATGTTCCTGATCCCGGGCCTCGCGGCCCTGGGGGCGCGCCTGGGACGCAAGGGCGCGCCGCCGCCGGTCAACGAAGCGCCGACGGGCGAGCCCGATCGCGTCGGTCCCGAGCCGGCCGGCCAGGTGCTGGTGATCGGCTATGGCCGGGTCGGCAAGCTGGTCGGCGACATGCTGGGCCGCCACGACCTGCCGTGGATCGCGATCGAGCGCGACGCGCGCCTGGTCGAGCAGGGCCGCCGCGACGACCGCCGCATCTATTATGGCGACGCCGCCCGCGTGGAGCTGCTGGAGCGCTGCGGCCTGGCCACCGCCCGCGCGGTGGTCGTGACCATGGACGCGCCCGAGGCGGCCGAGGCGGTGGTCGCCGCCGCGCGCGGCGCGCGTCCGGACCTGGCGATCGTCGCCCGCGCCCGCGACGCCCGCCACGCCGCGCGCCTCTACGAACTGGGCGCCACCGACGCGGTGCCCGAGACTATCGAGGCCTCGCTGCAGCTGTCCGAAGCCGTGCTGGTCGACATCGGCGTGCCGATGGGCCTCGTGATCGCCTCGATCCACGAACGCCGCGACGAGTACCGCAAGAAGCTCAATCGCCCCGACGCCCTGGGCGGCAAGCGCCGGCGCCTGCGGGACGCGTCGCTGCGGTAG
- a CDS encoding helix-turn-helix domain-containing protein: MPHAKILLPAQCRAARGLINWSQGELADRAGVSRSTVKDFETERHALHHSTERLLIDAIEAAGVSLIMADEAGPGVRFKRPI; encoded by the coding sequence ATGCCGCACGCAAAAATTCTCCTTCCGGCGCAATGCCGGGCCGCCCGCGGTCTGATCAACTGGTCGCAGGGAGAACTCGCCGACCGGGCGGGCGTTTCGCGCAGCACGGTCAAGGACTTCGAGACCGAGCGCCACGCCTTGCATCATAGCACCGAACGGCTGCTGATCGACGCGATCGAAGCGGCCGGCGTGAGCCTGATCATGGCGGACGAGGCCGGGCCCGGCGTCCGGTTCAAACGGCCAATCTAA